The sequence TAAGCGATCCAGGCGGACTCATAGATGGAAAACTGGATTCGATCTGATATCCTGTGGAACAAGATAGTCAGACCTACCGTAAAAGCAATAAAAACCAGCAGGGTAGCAGCGACCTTACCCCATTCCTTCCAGCTTACAGCTCCGAAAGCGGCCAGCTCTGCTCTTAATTTCACATAACTATTCTACATTTATTGCCCCTTATGGGGTAATCCGTACTACTACTTAAGTTCCGGAGGATTTGTCCTTATTTTGTTCAGGCTCTGAGATATTAAAAGGTCGATCCTTTTATGGTTATCAGACGCCGGTTTGGGGTGATTAATGTAACCCGGGAGCACACACTGGTGTGTGCTCCCGGGTTTTGCGGGAAAACCCATCGCGTTATTTCATTATGGTAACGGGTTACGCTGGGCGTCGGTCAGATGGTTAGTCCAGGAGTCCGGCAGTCTCTGCACCCATCCGTGATAAACTATCGGGACGGGCAGCACGCCCTGTCCACCCATACCGGCATTGGAAGTATTCCGAGCTGATGTTTGAGAGGAAAGGGCTGATTCCGCGCTGCAACAGTGCCTCACAACTTTTCCGTAACTGCTGGAGTCCAGTATTTGTCACAGCGAGCGAAACGTATTAAAATAGACCCTACGCAATATTAATTAATTATTTTTTGCCAAAAAGGATGAGTATATCGTATGAAGTTAAAGTTAATTGCCCCGGCTGTACTGGTGAACAGCCGGAAGCTTAAGAAGGTTCTAGTACCGCCGCTGGGTTTGGGGATGGTTGCGGCACTAACCCCGCCAGATGTCGAAGTCTCATTAACCGATGAGAATGTTGCAGCTATTGATTTTCAAGAGGAAACTGACCTGGTAGGAATCACGGTATTGACCATTACGGCACAACGCGCCTACGAGATTGCTGATATCTTTAGATCCAGAGGAGTAAAGGTCGTCCTGGGAGGTATACACGCCAGCTTCCTGCCCGATGAAGCAGGTCAGCACGCTGATGCCGTAGTCATTGGCGAAGCTGAGGAGACCTGGCCCAGACTAATCGCCGACCTCAAGGCAAACAGGCTCCAAAAGAGATACGAGCAAGGTGAGCGATTGCCATTGCATAATTTACCCCTACCCCGCCGGGACTTATTTACCAAAGGGGCCTACTTAATCAAAAACACACTGGCTGCCACCAGAGGCTGCCCGTATTCCTGCTCTTTCTGCTCAGTTTCTTCCTTCTTCGGCCGTACCTATCGCTGCCGTCCTGTAGAAGAAGTCATCAAGGAGCTTGATACCTTTAACGGGGGTAAATACTTTTTTTTCGTTGACGATAATATCATTGGCAATCCTAAATTTGCCAAAGAGCTTTTTCGCTCCATGATTCCCCGCAAAATCAAGTGGTTAGGCCAGGCCTCGGTCACCATAGCCAAGGATGATGAACTGCTGGAACTGGCCGCTGCCAGCGGTTGCATCGGCTTGCTCATCGGATTTGAGTCAATATCCCCGGCCAATCTAGCCGCGGTAGGCAAGAAAATAAATGTAGTAGATGAGTACCAGACGGTGATTAGAAAGATTCACTCCAAAGGAATTGGTATCCACGGCTTCTTCATCATCGGTCTTGACGAGGATACTCAAGATGTTTTTGAGCGCACTGTCCGCTTTGCCCAGAAAATGAAGTTGGAGAGCGCTGGTTTTGCTTATCCGATGCCCCTTCCCGGTACTGACTTCTATAACTCTCTGGACAAAGAGGGTAGGATAATCACCAGGGAATGGTCCAGGTATGCTGATGAGATAGTCTTTGAGCCGAAGCTGATGTCACGGCAGGTATTAAAGAAGGGACATGACTGGGCTTCACAGGAGTTCTTCAAACTACCCTCGATTTGGGAAAGAGTCGGTCTAGCGCGCCGTAATTT is a genomic window of Dehalococcoidales bacterium containing:
- a CDS encoding radical SAM protein, which encodes MKLKLIAPAVLVNSRKLKKVLVPPLGLGMVAALTPPDVEVSLTDENVAAIDFQEETDLVGITVLTITAQRAYEIADIFRSRGVKVVLGGIHASFLPDEAGQHADAVVIGEAEETWPRLIADLKANRLQKRYEQGERLPLHNLPLPRRDLFTKGAYLIKNTLAATRGCPYSCSFCSVSSFFGRTYRCRPVEEVIKELDTFNGGKYFFFVDDNIIGNPKFAKELFRSMIPRKIKWLGQASVTIAKDDELLELAAASGCIGLLIGFESISPANLAAVGKKINVVDEYQTVIRKIHSKGIGIHGFFIIGLDEDTQDVFERTVRFAQKMKLESAGFAYPMPLPGTDFYNSLDKEGRIITREWSRYADEIVFEPKLMSRQVLKKGHDWASQEFFKLPSIWERVGLARRNLALLWAINIGWRAHYSRLR